The stretch of DNA GGAGATTATTAGCGAATGAGGTGAAAGGTTATTCTGAAACTGGATTAACCGGGGTCAACTTCAATGTATACCGTGATGGTAATTTGATTTCAACAGTCGAAGACAGCACCAACTTTGTTGATCAAAATGGCACCTCTGCTTCTAGCTATTATGTTCGTTCTGTATTAGATAGAAAAGAGCTCGATCAAAGTACTTCTGTCACACCTTGGAAGCAATCCTATGTTGACTTACGGCTCAAAAAGCCAGCCGATGGTGTGACACCTGCAGGTGAAAGGTATACCTATTCTGCAAATGATATGAGTGTCGGAGATGTTGATGGAGACGGCAAATATGAGTATTTTGTTAAATGGGAACCTTCCAACTCAAAGGACGTATCACAAAAAGGATATACCGGTAACACGTTTATTGACTGCTACAAGTTTGATGGAACTCTATTATATCGAATTGACCTTGGTGTAAATATTCGCTCAGGAGCTCACTATACCCAATTCCTAGTTTATGATTTTGATGGTAACGGAAAATCAGAGATTATGTTCAAAACCGCACCTGGTACAAAGATTATTAAATTTGATAAAGATGGAACTATCACCTCAGAAAAATTTATTACTATGCCTCAGAAAGACATTACTGCTGGCTACAGCAATCAAGATGATTATCGAATGAGCAAAGAAGACTATTACAATCATGTTGTAAACATGTTTATGGGGTGGCATGAGAATGAAGAGGTCGTCCTTGGAAACTGGCCAAGTACGCTTGAGGAAGCATTTGGTATCGAAAAACAATTTACTTATCCTTTATCTAAAGGAGATGCCATAAAATTAACTGATTACTTTATGGACGTTTACGCACCTAAAAGAAGTGGAAACAACAAATTAAGAGATTTTGAGGGCTTTATCTTAGAAGGTCCTGAATATTTGACTGTTTTTAATGGAGAAACAGGCGAAGAAATGGATACGATTGATTACAAACCTGGCAGGCATGATGATGGTTTGATGTGGGGCGACTATGCAATGGGTAGAATTGAACCTGGAAACCGTGTCGACCGTTTCCTTGCAAATGTTGCGTACCTTGATGGTGAAAAACCATATGCAGTGTTTGCCCGCGGTTATTACACTAGAACCAATCTCGTTACATACAGCTGGGATGGTAAGGAGTTAAAAGAAAATTGGACAGTTGATAGCGGATGGACACCAATGAGTAATCCATTTAATGATGGTCCACATGGTCGTGACGGAACTGACCCGGAATTTGGTACCTTGACAACTCAAGGTGCACACTCTTTAAGTGCTGCAGATGTTGATGGCGATGGCAAACAGGAAATCGTATACGGCAGTGCAACCATTGATGATGACGGTTCCTTGTTATACAGTTCAATAGATACAATGCCTGCACAAAGTGCGGCACCAAACACCACTGCTAGACTCGGTCATGGGGATGCGTTGCATGTAACGGATATAGATCCAAATAGGCCGGGAATGGAAATCTTTATGGTACATGAAGGCGGTGCATGGGCTCCGTATGGATATTCTTTACGTGATGCTAAAACAGGTGAAATTATTTATGGGGGCTATACTGGAAGGGATACCGGACGTGGTATGGTTGGGGACGTTGATCCATCCAAACCTGGATTAGAAACGTGGGCAGTTGGATTGTGGAGCGCAGCTGGTGAAAGGATTGATACAAGAGCTCCTGGGACAAACATGAACATAAAGTGGTCTGCGGATATGACAACTCAAATTGTGAATGGTTCTTTAGATAATACTACTACCATCGATGACTGGAAAAAAGGCAGAGTCCTTACCGCTGCTGATACTAGAACGAATAACGGTACAAAAGGCAATCCAAGTTTAGTTGCAGATATACTTGGTGACTGGAGAGAAGAACTTCTAGTCAGAACTGCGGATAGTTCAGCGATTCGTATTTATACGAATACTGAGGTTACAAACCACAAATTATATACATTAATGCACGATGCACAATATCGTGCCGAAGTAGCAAGGCAAAGTACTGCTTATAATCAGCCTTCCTATACAAGCTTTTATTTCGGAAGTGATACTGATTGGGCAAAAGTCCCAGTACCAAATTTCTGGACTCCGGGGGTTCGGTCTGTGTTAGATGGAGCTATGGCTGACTATAAAGCCAATGGAGAGTTGAATGGACCATTAGTTTCCAAATTAGAAAATTCTCTTAAACAAGCAGAACATCAACTTGAAAAACGATCTGTAGACCAAGCTTTGAAATTTATTGAGAAATATGTAACAGAAATTAACCATAGCAGGAACACTGATTACATTTCTAACAGTGCCAAGTTAAACTTATCACATAAAGCTCAATTACTAATTGACATGTGGGAAAATAATAACGACTAACCATTACACAGCCACCTGATTCTTTATGGGTGGTTGTTTTGATTTTTATTACCACCTTAGACTCAATGATAATACGGATAAAATCAATTTCTGAACATTCCTTGAACAATTAGTCTTTAGCCAGAAATCGCCAAAATCCTCCACATCCTTCTACAAATTTCTATTTTATTCATTGATATATTTTTAGTCGTACATAAGTATTTAATTGAGGAGGTTTATCGTTATGCGGAGTTGGCTAAAATGTTGGGACTGCCTGCTAGAACAACTGAAGAAGGAATTGAAAGTCTAATAAAAGCTGTGGTCCATTTGGCAGAGGAATTAGATATGCCATTGAGTCTTGAAGAATGTGGAATCGATCAAACTGATTACGAAAGCAAAATCTGCAGTTTAGCCTTACATGCTTTTATTGATCCAGATACGAATGTCAATCCAAAACGTCCATTGATGAGAGAACTAGCAGATATCCTTCATCAGGCTTATAAGGGAAACTAAGAATCAAAAAAAAAGAATTAAAGCAGGGGCTAACAACTAGCCCCTGCTTTATCGTTATCACACGCCATGAGTAAAAGTGTACACTATGATCCATTTCTTAGTTAGTCTTCTTTTCTCAATTTATTCAATAAACGTCCAAGACCATCAATCTCACAAACTACCTCATCACCTGGCTTTAACCAGTTTTTTTCTCCCATTTCCATAATGACTCCCTCTGGTGTACCCGTATAAATAACATCACCCGGCAGAAGCGTCATAATTTGCGACAAATCACTAATTAGCTTAGCAGTTAAGAAAATCATATCCTCAGTATTTGAATTTTGACGCAATTCACCATTTACCCAGCACTTTAAGTTCAAGTTTTGTGGATTAGGTATCTCATCTGCAGTTACGATATAAGGTCCAAGCGGAGCAAAACCGTCAATTGCTTTTCCATATAGCCATTGAGGACTGCGGAATTGAAGCTCACGAACGGAAAGATCATTTCCAACGGCATATCCAAAAACATAATCTAATGCACTTTCAACTGAAACATTTTTGGCCGGTTTCCCAATTATCGCAACTAATTCGACTTCGTAATCCACTTGTTCAGCCATTTTTGGCAGGAAAATATCCTCACGATGTCCCGAAAGACTATTTGTGTATTTAGCAAAATAAATAGGATCCTCAGGGATAGCTAGACCAGATTCTATGGCATGTTTACGGTAATTAGCGCCAACGTTATTCACCTAGAAGATGTGGAACCGCTCATTTTTTACATCATGATATTGCTGTTAGCCATATATCCACACTAGAAAGAACCTGTACGGGAATTATTCTATAATTTTACTATTTGTAATCGCTTAATTTTTTATTTTTGAGATTTATAAAAATGAAAACGTCTTCACTAGATAATTTTGTGATATTTTCATTTAAAATGATTGAAAATATGTTATATTCAAATAAATAAAAATTAGGAGTGAGAAAATGAAAGCACTAGTACAGCGTGCCTATAATTTTAATGCAGGTCCATCCGCCCTTCCCCTAGCTGTTCTCGAAAAAGCCCAGCAAGAGCTAATTGATTTTCGTGGTACAGGTATGTCTGTCATGGAGCTCAGTCACCGAAGTGCTGCCTATGAGGAAGTACATAATAATGCCATCGCACTTTTAAAGGAACTATTATCTATCCCAGAAGATTATGAGGTACTTTTTTTGCAAGGAGGAGGAAGCTTACAGTTTTCAATGGTTCCAATGAACTTTTTGAAACCTGGTGAAAAAGCAGGATATATCATGTCCGGTGCATGGTCTGAAAAAGCATTTTCAGAGGCGAAATTGTTTGGGGACCCCTACCATGTTGCCAGCACCAAGGATAGTCAATATCGTCGAGTTCCACAATTTGATGAGTTGAAATACAATCCGACTGATGCCTATATACATCTGACATCGAATAATACAATTTATGGCACACAATGGAGAGACTTTCCAGATACAGGAGATGTGCCATTGATTGCAGACATGTCTAGCGATATCTTATCCAAGCCCTTTGATGTTAGCAAATTTTCTTTAATCTATGCTGGTGCCCAAAAGAACCTTGGTCCTTCTGGTGTTACAGTGGCAATCATCCGTAAGGATATGATTGAAAAAGCTAATCCTTCCATACCGACTATGTTAAAGTACAGCACTCACTCAAAAAACAACTCGTTATATAACACACCTCCAACATTCGGAATCTATATGCTTGGTGAAGTCTTAAATTGGATAAAGGAATTAGGCGGAATACATGCACTAAGTGAGAGGAACGAGGAAAAAGCAAAACTTATCTATGATGCAATCGACAAGAGCAATGGATTTTATGTTGGTCATGCTGAAGTTGAGAGCCGCTCCCTAATGAACATAACGTTCCGGGTAAAGGATGAGGAACTGGAGAAAAAGTTCTTAGTTGAGGCAAAGAAAGAAGGATTTGTCGGTGTAAATGGACATCGCTCTGTCGGAGGCTGCCGAGCATCTACCTACAACGCTGTCCCATATGAAACATGTAAAGCTTTTAGTGATTTCATGATACAATTTCAACAAACTCACCAATAAATGTAGTATTTAAAGGGAAATATTATTTTATATATTTCCCTTTTTTATTTTTCGGTATAACCGATACCCTTTTCTGACATTGTTTACAATAAAGAATGGAATGGGTAGATGATATTTACTAATAAACGGCAAGTAAATTTTGTAATAGGCCTTTTTCAGGTCATCCCACTTTCTGCACTTTCCTTGTTTATAGAAATCTGATACATCAACGATATACCCTCTCCCATTGCCCATAACGACATTCTTCCCATGAATATCATACGGGTTTAACCCAACTGAACGTGCATATGCGATCCCCTCATCCACATCATGGATTACAGAGGCTGGAATAGGTATCCCTTTTACAAGTGCATCAAACAAGTTAATTCCATCTATCCTTTTTAGGATCAAATAATTATCACCATAGTCAATGAGTGAGGAAAAGGATTCATGATTTCCAAGTTTCCTATACACATCGACTTCTTTTTTTAAGTCTTCAGGTTTTCTTCCGTATACCTTTACAACCCATGTAGGATTTGATTGGTGTAAGAAGACACCTGCATAATTCCCGCTTCCAATTGTTTTCCATGTATTCGAAAAATTCTTTACAATGATTGGATCAAATGGACCATCTGTTGATAGTTGTATATTGGGTAGTAATTCATTTCCAATTAATTTAGTATATTTCTCAATTTTCATACGCACACCTCAGAACAAAACGGATTAATTTATCTTTATTTTAGTATACATCCGATATACACTAAGAATAGATAAAATATTCTATATTTTTAAAAAAAGTTCTTCCTTTTAAGAGGTGATTGTATGGGATTTCCTATTCTCGAAACAGAACGATTACATTTAATTGATATTACTCAAAATCATGCAAATAGTTTGTTTGAAATTTTATCATTGGATGAGGTAACCAAGTATTATGGCACTGACACTTTTACTTCTATCGAAGAAGCAAAAAAATTAATTGACATGTTCCAAAAGAATTATTACGAAAAACGTTCCATTCGCTGGGGTATCATCCTTAAGGAAAATAATAAATTTATTGGGACGGCAGGCCTTAATGGATTACAGTTAAAAAATAAGAAAGCTGAAATCGGCTATGAAATACATCCCTCTTTTTGGCGAAAGAGTTACACTACTGAAGCAATAAGGGAGGTTTTAAGGTATAGTTACGTAGAATTGAAATTGAATCGGATTGGAGCCGTTGTTTACCTAGAGAACGAAGCTTCCAGCAAACTTCTTGAAAAATTAGGATTTAGTAAAGAAGGAGTACTGCGTGACTATTTGTATCAGAACGACCAATTTCATACCACCTATATTTTTTCTTTACTAAAGCAAGAATGGGAGACTTCCACTTCTTCATCCCATGGAGTACAAGCAAAATAAAAAGCCAGGTAATCCTGGCTTTTATTCTTCAAAATAATCTTTGAAGGCTTTGGGATTATTGGTTTCCTTCCCTTGATAATAAGGGTTATTTTCAGTTGAATCCTCAGGGTCAAGATTTGTCTTAATAATTAAATGGGGACCCGAGGGCTGCTCAGCGATGATCCTGTCGTCTAATTCGTTAAAATCAGGTAGTTTGTTATTTCCAGGCTGTCTAGGTTCCATATCTTTGACACCTCCTAAAAATAGCTTGCTGATTTTTCTTTTTATCATACATTCTTCTTATATTATAAAATGAATAAAAAGAAAAAACTAGGAAGTAAAGACTTCCTAGTATGTTTATTCTTCTTCGACTCCAAGTAAGAAATCTGGGTTTAAATCCTCAAATTCTTCGTCGTCAACATCCATTCCCCAATCATCGTCATCATCATGGCAGCCCTTTGGATTAACGGCAACACAGACTTTCGTTTCACCAATAACTTCCACTAGGAATTCCCTTTCGACATGGACAATGATTCTATTGCCATTTGGTGAGATAACTGCTTCACAACAATTCGGTTGCTGCAGCACTCTTGCACAAATTTCATTGTCATCCAAGCAATCGTGGTCACGATACTTTAACTTAATAACATCTGTATACTTCACACACTCCGTAACCACTTCTGTTCTGGTATTATCATTATAGGAATACCAAACGTTGATGTCATAAGAGCC from Neobacillus sp. CF12 encodes:
- a CDS encoding rhamnogalacturonan lyase, with the protein product MKKKSLSKKVLSTAIALPLLLSGVSSVSAVEIQQKNEASNLPGVQLEYLDRGLIAAPTSGGIFLSWRLLANEVKGYSETGLTGVNFNVYRDGNLISTVEDSTNFVDQNGTSASSYYVRSVLDRKELDQSTSVTPWKQSYVDLRLKKPADGVTPAGERYTYSANDMSVGDVDGDGKYEYFVKWEPSNSKDVSQKGYTGNTFIDCYKFDGTLLYRIDLGVNIRSGAHYTQFLVYDFDGNGKSEIMFKTAPGTKIIKFDKDGTITSEKFITMPQKDITAGYSNQDDYRMSKEDYYNHVVNMFMGWHENEEVVLGNWPSTLEEAFGIEKQFTYPLSKGDAIKLTDYFMDVYAPKRSGNNKLRDFEGFILEGPEYLTVFNGETGEEMDTIDYKPGRHDDGLMWGDYAMGRIEPGNRVDRFLANVAYLDGEKPYAVFARGYYTRTNLVTYSWDGKELKENWTVDSGWTPMSNPFNDGPHGRDGTDPEFGTLTTQGAHSLSAADVDGDGKQEIVYGSATIDDDGSLLYSSIDTMPAQSAAPNTTARLGHGDALHVTDIDPNRPGMEIFMVHEGGAWAPYGYSLRDAKTGEIIYGGYTGRDTGRGMVGDVDPSKPGLETWAVGLWSAAGERIDTRAPGTNMNIKWSADMTTQIVNGSLDNTTTIDDWKKGRVLTAADTRTNNGTKGNPSLVADILGDWREELLVRTADSSAIRIYTNTEVTNHKLYTLMHDAQYRAEVARQSTAYNQPSYTSFYFGSDTDWAKVPVPNFWTPGVRSVLDGAMADYKANGELNGPLVSKLENSLKQAEHQLEKRSVDQALKFIEKYVTEINHSRNTDYISNSAKLNLSHKAQLLIDMWENNND
- a CDS encoding iron-containing alcohol dehydrogenase produces the protein MEEVYRYAELAKMLGLPARTTEEGIESLIKAVVHLAEELDMPLSLEECGIDQTDYESKICSLALHAFIDPDTNVNPKRPLMRELADILHQAYKGN
- a CDS encoding fumarylacetoacetate hydrolase family protein; translation: MNNVGANYRKHAIESGLAIPEDPIYFAKYTNSLSGHREDIFLPKMAEQVDYEVELVAIIGKPAKNVSVESALDYVFGYAVGNDLSVRELQFRSPQWLYGKAIDGFAPLGPYIVTADEIPNPQNLNLKCWVNGELRQNSNTEDMIFLTAKLISDLSQIMTLLPGDVIYTGTPEGVIMEMGEKNWLKPGDEVVCEIDGLGRLLNKLRKED
- the serC gene encoding 3-phosphoserine/phosphohydroxythreonine transaminase, which gives rise to MKALVQRAYNFNAGPSALPLAVLEKAQQELIDFRGTGMSVMELSHRSAAYEEVHNNAIALLKELLSIPEDYEVLFLQGGGSLQFSMVPMNFLKPGEKAGYIMSGAWSEKAFSEAKLFGDPYHVASTKDSQYRRVPQFDELKYNPTDAYIHLTSNNTIYGTQWRDFPDTGDVPLIADMSSDILSKPFDVSKFSLIYAGAQKNLGPSGVTVAIIRKDMIEKANPSIPTMLKYSTHSKNNSLYNTPPTFGIYMLGEVLNWIKELGGIHALSERNEEKAKLIYDAIDKSNGFYVGHAEVESRSLMNITFRVKDEELEKKFLVEAKKEGFVGVNGHRSVGGCRASTYNAVPYETCKAFSDFMIQFQQTHQ
- a CDS encoding serine/threonine protein kinase gives rise to the protein MKIEKYTKLIGNELLPNIQLSTDGPFDPIIVKNFSNTWKTIGSGNYAGVFLHQSNPTWVVKVYGRKPEDLKKEVDVYRKLGNHESFSSLIDYGDNYLILKRIDGINLFDALVKGIPIPASVIHDVDEGIAYARSVGLNPYDIHGKNVVMGNGRGYIVDVSDFYKQGKCRKWDDLKKAYYKIYLPFISKYHLPIPFFIVNNVRKGYRLYRKIKKGNI
- a CDS encoding GNAT family N-acetyltransferase gives rise to the protein MGFPILETERLHLIDITQNHANSLFEILSLDEVTKYYGTDTFTSIEEAKKLIDMFQKNYYEKRSIRWGIILKENNKFIGTAGLNGLQLKNKKAEIGYEIHPSFWRKSYTTEAIREVLRYSYVELKLNRIGAVVYLENEASSKLLEKLGFSKEGVLRDYLYQNDQFHTTYIFSLLKQEWETSTSSSHGVQAK
- a CDS encoding outer spore coat protein CotE, giving the protein MGEYREIITKAVVAKGRKFTNSNHTISPAHSPTSILGCWIINHKYNAKKVGKTVEIHGSYDINVWYSYNDNTRTEVVTECVKYTDVIKLKYRDHDCLDDNEICARVLQQPNCCEAVISPNGNRIIVHVEREFLVEVIGETKVCVAVNPKGCHDDDDDWGMDVDDEEFEDLNPDFLLGVEEE